One Pedomonas mirosovicensis genomic region harbors:
- a CDS encoding winged helix-turn-helix transcriptional regulator: MSVAQAKGHAVATAALGAAPPPPEEIDPRVEALVTELIGRVADKWTMLILEVLTEHGTVRFTRLGKLVGKISQKMLTQTLRQMERDGLVSRTVYPVIPPKVEYQLTELGSTLSAAFCGVWIWAEQNLAKVETARRAFDEQADRK; encoded by the coding sequence ATGAGTGTTGCACAGGCGAAAGGCCATGCCGTAGCCACTGCTGCCCTCGGGGCAGCTCCCCCACCACCCGAGGAAATCGATCCACGCGTTGAGGCATTGGTGACCGAGCTGATCGGCCGCGTGGCCGACAAGTGGACCATGCTCATTCTTGAGGTGCTTACCGAACACGGGACTGTTCGGTTCACCCGACTTGGCAAGCTTGTGGGGAAGATCAGTCAGAAGATGCTGACGCAGACGCTTCGCCAGATGGAGCGCGACGGTCTGGTAAGCCGGACCGTCTATCCGGTCATTCCGCCGAAGGTGGAGTATCAGCTGACCGAGCTTGGCTCCACGCTGAGCGCGGCCTTCTGCGGCGTCTGGATCTGGGCCGAGCAGAACCTGGCAAAGGTGGAGACCGCGCGCCGGGCCTTCGACGAGCAGGCTGACCGGAAGTGA
- a CDS encoding HD domain-containing protein, whose product MSQTIAGIRVPDSPIARAATQLVRDTEDDLLYNHSRRVFFWGALTGERRGLKYDPELLYLGAMFHDMGLTERYASPDLRFEVDGANAARDFMKGYGIPERDIEDVWTAIALHTTPGIPEHMRPTIALVTAGVEMDVLGIAYDEFSHEHRHAVCACHPRETNFKENIIEHFANGIRKKPQTTFGNVKADVLALKDPTYKRMNFCSIILGSAWPG is encoded by the coding sequence ATGTCTCAGACAATCGCCGGCATCCGAGTGCCGGATAGCCCTATCGCACGCGCCGCAACCCAGCTCGTTCGCGATACAGAGGATGACTTGCTCTATAATCACAGCCGCCGGGTGTTCTTCTGGGGCGCGCTGACCGGGGAGCGCCGGGGGCTGAAGTACGACCCTGAGCTTCTCTACCTGGGCGCCATGTTTCATGACATGGGACTGACGGAGCGCTACGCGAGCCCTGACCTGCGGTTCGAGGTCGATGGCGCCAATGCGGCGCGAGACTTCATGAAGGGATATGGCATCCCTGAGCGCGACATTGAAGATGTTTGGACGGCAATTGCCCTTCACACGACGCCGGGCATTCCTGAGCATATGCGCCCGACGATCGCATTGGTTACCGCCGGCGTTGAGATGGACGTTCTCGGCATTGCCTATGATGAATTCTCGCACGAGCATCGCCATGCGGTCTGCGCGTGCCACCCGCGCGAGACGAATTTCAAGGAAAACATCATTGAGCACTTCGCCAACGGCATCAGGAAGAAGCCGCAGACGACCTTCGGCAACGTCAAGGCCGATGTGCTGGCGCTGAAGGATCCAACATACAAGCGGATGAACTTCTGTTCGATTATCCTTGGGTCAGCCTGGCCAGGTTAA
- a CDS encoding sensor histidine kinase: MIAQLFNFGLILNERQKLSLARNEGPAINRFAATIADYAQAPEEFRNLVLVDASRRGARFTLDPRPRIRQNVQRREATEERLRAELAAADLPADDIRAAIRWVGRRTPGSGLERRAEALFLSVRLEDGQWLNARIFLPPRDPLLTVRLVLATIVLYLIVLGAALFIARRLSRPLGDLTRAAEQFAGRTAPAAVEPRGPQDLRRAIEAFNAMNHRVLALLDEKDRMLGAIGHDLRTPLASIRIRLEGMEPEEERARVTASIEELTAMMEDILVLARSGRARETARDMDVTALVDALCEDYAELGHDVAMMPSERLVLAVQPNLLRRAIRNLVDNALKYAGSARLQVRRAGRVVEIAVLDNGPGLPLGELERVLEPFYRVESSRSRKTGGSGLGLAIARAVAESHGGTLTLANRPEGGLAAVLRLP; this comes from the coding sequence TTGATCGCGCAGCTGTTCAACTTTGGCCTCATTCTCAACGAACGGCAAAAGCTGAGCCTGGCCAGGAACGAAGGCCCGGCCATCAACCGCTTCGCCGCAACGATTGCGGATTATGCTCAGGCTCCTGAAGAATTTCGGAATCTTGTCCTCGTTGATGCCTCACGGCGCGGCGCCCGCTTCACGCTCGATCCGCGACCGCGTATCCGCCAGAATGTCCAGCGGCGGGAGGCAACGGAGGAGCGGCTGAGAGCTGAGCTTGCCGCAGCCGATCTGCCCGCCGATGATATCCGCGCCGCTATCCGCTGGGTTGGTCGTCGCACGCCCGGCTCGGGTCTTGAGCGCAGGGCCGAGGCGCTGTTTCTGTCGGTGCGGCTTGAAGACGGCCAGTGGCTGAATGCCAGAATTTTCCTTCCGCCCCGCGACCCGCTGCTGACCGTGCGGCTGGTGCTGGCAACCATCGTTCTCTACCTCATCGTACTGGGCGCGGCGCTGTTCATCGCCCGGCGGCTGTCCCGGCCGCTTGGCGACCTGACCCGCGCCGCCGAGCAGTTTGCCGGGCGCACCGCGCCGGCAGCGGTCGAGCCGCGCGGGCCGCAGGACTTGCGGCGCGCCATCGAAGCCTTCAACGCCATGAACCACCGGGTGCTGGCGCTTCTGGATGAAAAGGACCGGATGCTGGGCGCCATTGGCCATGATCTGCGGACGCCGCTCGCCTCCATCCGCATTCGCCTCGAAGGGATGGAGCCGGAGGAGGAGCGCGCGCGGGTGACTGCCAGCATCGAGGAGTTGACGGCGATGATGGAGGATATTCTCGTGCTCGCCCGCTCCGGCCGCGCGCGAGAGACAGCGCGGGACATGGATGTAACGGCGCTCGTCGATGCGCTCTGCGAGGATTACGCGGAGCTTGGCCATGACGTTGCGATGATGCCGTCCGAACGACTGGTCCTTGCGGTCCAGCCGAATCTGCTCAGGCGGGCCATCCGCAATCTTGTCGATAATGCTCTCAAATACGCAGGCTCCGCGCGCCTCCAAGTACGTCGCGCGGGAAGGGTCGTGGAAATTGCTGTGCTTGATAATGGCCCCGGTCTGCCCCTGGGAGAGCTGGAGCGGGTGCTGGAGCCCTTTTACCGGGTCGAGTCCTCCCGCAGCCGAAAGACTGGCGGCAGCGGCTTAGGACTGGCCATCGCCAGGGCCGTGGCCGAAAGCCATGGCGGCACGCTCACGCTTGCCAACCGTCCGGAAGGTGGTCTTGCAGCTGTTTTACGGCTGCCCTGA
- a CDS encoding MFS transporter codes for MTEGQAPDTAARQSPFSPFRHPVFRAIWIASLISNFGSLIQSVGASWMMTSIAGSADMVALVQASTTLPIMLFSLAAGAIADNFDRRVVMIAAQGLMLAVSIALTAITFLGLMTPWLLLSLTFLVGCGTALNGPAWQASVGEQVPREDLPGAVALNSISFNIARSVGPAIGGALVAAAGAAAAFLANALSYVGLITVLVGWRRNPPPRQLPREPLASAMMAGIRYAVMAPAISRVLLRGLSFGVAGSAVWALMALIARERLHGGPLTYGLILGAFGIGAVLGAFVSTHLRRRLRNETLVRWAMAGYGIGTAIAGVSTVLPLTMAGLLLAGAGWVLALSTFNVSVQMSSPRWVVARALAVYQTVTFGGMAIGSWLWGHFAEQVGLADAMVASGIAVLASAALGLWRRLPQMETLDLTPVYRDALPTPKVELDLRSGPVVLQIEYRVDPGDAMAFLAVMDERRRIRQRNGARGWSLMQDLTQPELWIERYHSATWGEHLHQRARITVADREVDRRVLAFHRGEEPPRIHRLLERPPGALPAGSRQAPRDLSRGAVVDPTLPPQSPPVAKPEQ; via the coding sequence ATGACGGAGGGGCAGGCCCCGGACACCGCGGCGCGCCAGTCGCCTTTCTCGCCGTTCCGGCACCCGGTATTCCGGGCGATCTGGATTGCCAGCCTGATCTCGAACTTTGGCAGCCTGATCCAGTCTGTCGGCGCGTCATGGATGATGACGTCCATCGCCGGCTCGGCGGACATGGTGGCATTGGTCCAGGCTTCGACCACCCTGCCGATCATGCTGTTCTCGCTCGCCGCCGGGGCCATTGCCGACAATTTCGATCGGCGGGTGGTGATGATCGCGGCGCAGGGGCTGATGCTGGCCGTATCCATTGCGCTGACGGCCATCACCTTCCTTGGCCTGATGACCCCCTGGCTGCTGCTGTCTCTAACCTTCCTGGTCGGGTGCGGCACGGCGCTGAATGGTCCCGCCTGGCAGGCATCGGTTGGCGAGCAGGTGCCGCGCGAGGATCTGCCGGGCGCGGTTGCCCTCAACAGCATCAGCTTCAACATTGCCCGTAGCGTCGGACCGGCCATCGGCGGCGCTCTGGTCGCCGCGGCGGGCGCGGCGGCGGCATTTCTTGCCAATGCGCTGAGCTACGTGGGGCTGATTACGGTTCTCGTCGGTTGGCGGCGCAATCCGCCCCCGCGGCAATTGCCGCGCGAGCCCTTGGCCTCCGCCATGATGGCCGGCATCCGCTACGCCGTCATGGCCCCGGCGATCAGTCGCGTGCTGCTGCGTGGCCTCAGCTTCGGCGTTGCCGGCAGTGCGGTCTGGGCCTTGATGGCGCTCATCGCGCGGGAACGGCTGCATGGCGGTCCGCTGACCTATGGCCTCATCCTTGGGGCTTTCGGCATCGGGGCCGTACTCGGGGCCTTTGTTTCCACCCACCTTCGCCGCAGACTCCGCAACGAAACCTTGGTGCGCTGGGCCATGGCCGGTTATGGCATCGGAACGGCCATCGCCGGCGTCAGCACGGTGCTGCCGCTCACCATGGCCGGGCTGCTGCTTGCCGGTGCCGGGTGGGTGCTTGCCCTGTCCACCTTCAACGTTTCGGTACAGATGTCCTCGCCCCGGTGGGTGGTGGCCCGGGCGCTCGCCGTCTACCAGACCGTCACCTTCGGCGGCATGGCGATCGGCAGCTGGCTTTGGGGCCATTTCGCGGAGCAGGTGGGCCTTGCCGACGCCATGGTGGCCTCAGGCATTGCGGTGCTCGCCAGCGCTGCCCTTGGCTTGTGGCGGCGCTTGCCGCAGATGGAAACCCTCGACCTTACCCCTGTTTACCGGGATGCTTTGCCCACGCCCAAGGTGGAACTGGACCTGCGGAGCGGCCCTGTCGTCCTCCAGATCGAATATCGTGTGGACCCCGGCGATGCCATGGCCTTTCTCGCCGTCATGGATGAGCGCCGCCGCATCCGGCAACGGAACGGGGCGAGGGGATGGTCGCTGATGCAGGACCTGACGCAACCGGAGTTGTGGATCGAGCGCTACCATAGCGCCACCTGGGGGGAGCATCTGCACCAGCGCGCTCGCATCACGGTGGCGGACCGGGAGGTGGATCGCCGGGTGCTCGCCTTCCATCGCGGGGAGGAGCCGCCGCGCATCCATCGCCTTCTGGAACGGCCACCGGGCGCTCTGCCGGCAGGCAGCAGGCAAGCGCCGCGCGACCTCTCGCGCGGCGCGGTCGTCGACCCGACGTTGCCGCCCCAGTCTCCGCCCGTGGCGAAGCCGGAACAATAG
- a CDS encoding GlxA family transcriptional regulator — MSVQAVAIVIHEGVQALDVAGPVDVFTEANTYLDGAERYEIMLVAADRAPLRASNGMRMMADLTFEEALGGFDIILVAGGPGLPAAAPDPRLVQWVKTAPSRASIYGSICTGAFILGHAGLLDDRRVTTHWQDAQALAAKFPKAKVEPDLIYVRDGRLITSAGVTAGIDLTLALVGQRHGAEIALKVAKRLVVVAQRQGGQSQFSPYLTAPADPASPIARIQDHVMANIKGRHTLGSLAAVIGMSPRTFLRHFVQETGITPHEFIERARVDAARMMLEGSDRPLKTVAYDCGFGSADRMRIVFSARLGVTPAQYRASFRRAEPA, encoded by the coding sequence GTGTCGGTTCAAGCTGTTGCGATCGTAATCCATGAAGGCGTCCAGGCACTGGATGTTGCAGGGCCCGTGGATGTGTTCACGGAGGCAAATACCTATCTAGATGGCGCAGAGCGCTACGAAATCATGCTGGTCGCGGCAGACAGGGCTCCGCTGCGCGCGTCGAACGGCATGCGAATGATGGCTGATCTCACCTTCGAGGAGGCGCTGGGCGGCTTTGATATCATTCTGGTGGCTGGCGGGCCTGGGCTGCCAGCAGCAGCGCCGGATCCGCGCTTAGTGCAGTGGGTCAAAACCGCACCATCACGCGCGAGCATTTATGGCTCGATCTGCACCGGGGCCTTCATCCTTGGCCATGCTGGTCTTCTGGATGACCGGCGGGTGACGACCCACTGGCAAGACGCACAGGCGCTGGCCGCAAAGTTTCCAAAGGCTAAAGTTGAGCCGGATCTGATCTATGTTCGCGATGGGCGTCTCATCACCTCGGCCGGAGTGACGGCCGGGATAGATCTGACCCTGGCGCTGGTGGGGCAGCGGCATGGAGCTGAAATAGCCCTTAAGGTCGCGAAGCGGTTGGTCGTGGTGGCCCAGCGTCAAGGCGGACAGTCTCAGTTCAGCCCCTATCTTACTGCCCCCGCTGATCCGGCCTCGCCGATCGCGCGCATCCAGGATCATGTTATGGCCAACATCAAGGGCCGTCACACGTTGGGATCGCTCGCGGCGGTGATTGGAATGAGCCCGCGGACGTTCTTGCGGCATTTCGTTCAGGAAACGGGGATCACGCCGCATGAGTTCATCGAGCGGGCGCGCGTGGATGCGGCGCGCATGATGCTGGAGGGCAGCGATCGGCCGCTAAAAACGGTTGCCTATGACTGCGGCTTCGGCTCGGCGGATCGCATGAGGATCGTCTTTTCCGCCCGTCTTGGGGTCACGCCCGCCCAGTATCGCGCCAGCTTCCGCCGCGCCGAACCGGCGTAG
- a CDS encoding EAL domain-containing protein translates to MDDANMKILKDQPTMAMLAPNHYDRTTERSAFDRLAALAAYGIPDAPREASLDAIVQLAAAILEAPMAAICLVADKRLWFPAELGLGLSQIPLEGSQSAHVLLQSGIISIPDLASAPSRDGIPFIAAIPGVRFYAGAGLSTPYGTPLGVLCVLDTKPRPDGINEHQYKALQTLADQIVGHLERRRLETVLHRTEQQLDTVFNQVRVGILQRDFNHRVLMVNEQFCRLVGRSADELTGLPMSAFTHPDDVAWNQRVFEERLQYGQPFQVEKRYVRPDGTVVWCNVHVIFVRDKKGNLTSTIAVVDDITDRRAAEQEVWASRELLQTVIDSLPDIIFVKDQTGRLVLVNRTASEHLGLRAGSLEEGRVPAQSIQTHFHHDRHVMMSGTPLALDEVIEIQGEKRILHNVKVPWFRGGKAVGVVSVARDVTESMRALEALRESEEHYRFSVELSPQVPWTATPDGRIDEVGPRWASLTGMDPAEARGNGWIASIHPDDASATRTAWADAVQSGKPFDVVYRIRTVEGNYRWCRARASPRLDKDGRIVRWYGTLEDVHDHRLASEAVRASEEQLQLAIEAAGIGIWDCDLRSGALRWSDHLRDIFGLDQASPARLETVLPLIHPDDRDEAEALLSGQGSAAGEAFKSCFRLRPGADNDWRWLAVDGRRLTDQHGAPRRLILSIRDITERRIADERVRWAATHDSLTRLPNRSLFQERLNEALAHAAATAGKVGLLLLDVDEFKRINDSLGHIAGDALLKELSKRLQATVGSDALVARLAGDEFVILLEQVASVDAMEAIAHAVLDRLRQPFSYEGRTLDCRASIGASLFPDHAADPVELFKHADIALYTAKKAGRGGLELFRPEMRADMQRRISMLHLAREALDSRQVFPFYQPKVDLVSGRIIGFEALLRWRHAQGIQPPATIAAAFEEFELAVGLGQRMFECVLADMQRWRRQGIDFGHVAINVSAAEFRSGDLAERMLSGLQAAGISPDLLELEVTETVFLGSGSGDVERALRALSEAGVRIALDDFGTGYASLSHLKQFPVDILKIDRSFVRNLETNASDAAIVSTVITLGQSLGIAIVAEGIETPAQADYLRSRGCAFGQGYMYGKPMSSNDAERLLAEWDPHRIAARTQGSD, encoded by the coding sequence ATGGACGATGCAAACATGAAGATCCTTAAAGATCAGCCCACTATGGCCATGCTTGCCCCTAACCATTACGACCGTACAACAGAAAGAAGCGCTTTTGATCGGCTGGCCGCTTTGGCAGCCTACGGCATTCCGGATGCTCCCAGAGAAGCCAGCCTGGACGCGATTGTGCAGTTGGCTGCGGCGATCCTCGAGGCGCCCATGGCCGCCATTTGCCTGGTTGCGGATAAAAGGCTGTGGTTCCCTGCTGAGCTCGGCCTTGGCCTCAGTCAGATCCCTCTCGAGGGATCTCAAAGCGCACATGTGCTCTTACAATCGGGGATCATTTCGATTCCGGACCTGGCCAGCGCACCCAGCCGTGACGGCATTCCCTTCATCGCAGCTATTCCCGGCGTGCGCTTCTACGCGGGAGCCGGGCTGAGCACGCCCTACGGGACGCCTCTGGGCGTATTATGCGTTCTTGATACCAAGCCTCGGCCCGATGGAATAAACGAACACCAATACAAGGCGCTCCAGACCCTCGCAGACCAGATTGTCGGACACCTCGAGCGCCGGCGACTGGAAACGGTTCTGCATCGAACGGAGCAACAGCTAGACACTGTTTTCAATCAGGTCAGGGTCGGCATTCTCCAGCGAGATTTCAACCACCGTGTACTGATGGTCAATGAGCAGTTCTGCAGGCTGGTTGGCCGCAGCGCCGACGAGTTGACGGGATTGCCGATGTCGGCCTTCACCCACCCGGATGACGTGGCCTGGAACCAGCGTGTGTTCGAAGAGCGCCTGCAGTATGGCCAGCCGTTCCAGGTCGAGAAGCGCTATGTGCGGCCAGATGGAACTGTTGTCTGGTGCAACGTCCATGTCATCTTTGTCCGCGACAAGAAAGGCAACCTGACATCTACGATCGCAGTTGTCGACGACATCACCGATCGGCGGGCTGCCGAGCAGGAAGTCTGGGCAAGCCGGGAATTGTTGCAGACTGTAATCGACAGTCTACCCGATATTATTTTCGTCAAGGACCAGACCGGGCGGCTGGTGCTGGTCAACCGGACAGCCTCTGAGCACTTGGGGCTGCGCGCTGGCTCACTGGAAGAAGGTCGCGTTCCTGCTCAATCCATCCAGACCCATTTTCACCATGATCGTCACGTGATGATGTCAGGGACCCCGCTCGCCCTGGATGAAGTCATCGAGATCCAGGGCGAGAAGCGCATTCTTCATAATGTGAAGGTGCCATGGTTCCGCGGCGGCAAGGCCGTCGGCGTCGTCAGCGTCGCGCGCGATGTCACGGAATCCATGCGGGCGCTGGAGGCCTTGCGTGAAAGCGAAGAGCATTACCGCTTCTCTGTTGAACTCAGCCCGCAAGTCCCGTGGACGGCTACGCCTGACGGGCGCATCGACGAAGTCGGGCCGCGGTGGGCGTCGCTGACGGGGATGGATCCGGCCGAAGCGCGCGGCAACGGATGGATCGCCTCCATTCACCCCGATGACGCCAGCGCAACCAGAACCGCCTGGGCCGATGCCGTGCAGTCCGGCAAACCTTTTGATGTCGTGTACAGAATCCGAACGGTTGAAGGAAACTACCGTTGGTGTCGCGCCCGCGCCTCTCCCCGCCTGGACAAGGATGGCAGGATCGTCCGCTGGTACGGCACCCTCGAAGATGTCCATGACCACAGGCTTGCCAGCGAGGCTGTCCGCGCCAGCGAGGAGCAGCTGCAGCTGGCAATCGAGGCTGCAGGAATTGGCATCTGGGACTGTGATTTGCGATCCGGCGCACTTCGCTGGTCCGACCACCTACGGGACATTTTCGGTCTCGATCAAGCCTCCCCTGCCAGGCTCGAGACTGTGCTCCCGCTCATTCACCCTGATGACAGAGACGAGGCGGAAGCTCTGCTGAGCGGCCAGGGTTCTGCCGCGGGGGAGGCCTTCAAGTCCTGCTTCCGGCTGCGCCCTGGTGCCGACAACGATTGGCGTTGGCTTGCCGTCGACGGCCGCAGGCTTACAGATCAGCACGGCGCTCCGCGAAGGCTCATTCTCAGCATTCGGGACATTACGGAGAGGCGCATTGCTGATGAGCGCGTTCGGTGGGCCGCTACGCATGACTCCCTAACCCGCCTGCCCAATCGATCCCTGTTCCAGGAGCGCCTGAATGAAGCGCTCGCACATGCCGCTGCAACGGCAGGGAAAGTGGGCCTCCTCCTGCTGGATGTTGATGAGTTCAAGCGTATCAATGACAGTCTGGGCCATATTGCCGGTGATGCCCTGCTCAAGGAGCTGAGCAAGCGACTTCAGGCAACGGTTGGCAGTGATGCTCTTGTCGCACGCCTTGCTGGCGATGAATTCGTGATTTTGCTGGAGCAGGTTGCAAGCGTCGACGCTATGGAAGCCATCGCCCATGCCGTTCTTGATCGCCTGCGCCAGCCCTTCTCTTACGAGGGACGCACGCTTGACTGCAGGGCCAGCATCGGAGCCAGCCTCTTCCCCGACCACGCCGCTGATCCGGTCGAGCTGTTCAAACACGCAGACATTGCTCTTTACACCGCCAAGAAGGCCGGCCGAGGCGGACTGGAGCTGTTCCGGCCCGAGATGCGAGCCGATATGCAGCGCCGCATCTCCATGCTGCATCTGGCGCGCGAAGCTTTGGACAGCCGCCAGGTCTTTCCCTTCTACCAACCGAAGGTCGACCTTGTCTCGGGAAGGATCATCGGCTTCGAAGCCCTGCTCAGATGGCGGCACGCCCAAGGAATCCAGCCTCCAGCCACAATTGCCGCTGCTTTTGAGGAATTCGAGCTGGCCGTTGGCCTTGGCCAGAGAATGTTCGAATGCGTTCTGGCGGATATGCAGCGGTGGCGACGCCAGGGGATCGATTTTGGGCATGTTGCCATCAATGTTTCAGCGGCAGAGTTCCGGAGTGGCGATCTGGCTGAGCGGATGCTGAGCGGTTTGCAGGCTGCGGGCATCTCGCCTGACCTGTTGGAGTTGGAAGTAACAGAGACAGTTTTCCTGGGCTCGGGTTCGGGTGATGTTGAGCGCGCCCTCAGGGCACTGAGCGAGGCTGGTGTACGAATTGCCCTGGATGATTTTGGCACCGGCTATGCCTCTCTCAGCCATTTGAAACAGTTTCCTGTCGATATTTTGAAAATCGATCGGAGCTTCGTCCGAAATTTAGAAACCAACGCCAGCGATGCGGCAATTGTCAGCACCGTAATCACTCTCGGACAGAGCCTTGGCATCGCCATCGTGGCGGAGGGAATAGAGACACCTGCTCAGGCTGATTATCTGCGCTCAAGGGGCTGTGCCTTTGGACAGGGGTATATGTACGGCAAGCCGATGTCATCAAACGACGCCGAGCGGCTACTCGCCGAATGGGATCCGCACCGCATTGCAGCCCGTACTCAGGGATCAGACTGA
- a CDS encoding RcnB family protein, whose translation MAQGDRFDHRYAPRYVIIKDPHRYRLHDAPRGYHWVRSGNDAVLVGITSGIVAAVVTSVLIN comes from the coding sequence CTGGCACAGGGGGATCGCTTCGACCATCGCTATGCGCCTCGCTATGTCATCATCAAGGATCCGCATCGCTACCGCCTGCACGATGCGCCGCGCGGCTATCACTGGGTCCGCTCGGGCAACGATGCGGTCCTGGTCGGCATCACCAGCGGCATTGTTGCCGCCGTTGTGACCAGCGTCCTGATCAACTAA
- a CDS encoding EF-hand domain-containing protein, with the protein MKKTLIAAGLSALTLLSAGIAVAQPGAGQPAPKADLQRAKLVERLDARFAKFDANKDGTIATAELKAARDARIAQQFKRLDTDGNGAITLAEMQAAHDKRADHARQGDGKRHAHFGKRGHGFRHAGSMGALRDANGDGLISKAEFEGPALARFDKMDADHNGVVTAAERQAAREAMKAQRARN; encoded by the coding sequence ATGAAAAAGACGTTGATCGCCGCCGGCCTCTCCGCCCTGACCCTGCTTTCGGCCGGTATCGCCGTCGCCCAGCCGGGCGCGGGCCAGCCGGCGCCCAAGGCTGACCTGCAGCGCGCCAAGCTGGTCGAGCGGCTGGATGCGCGCTTTGCCAAGTTCGATGCCAATAAGGACGGCACTATCGCGACGGCCGAGCTGAAAGCGGCGCGGGATGCGCGGATCGCCCAGCAGTTCAAGCGTCTGGATACGGACGGCAACGGAGCGATCACCCTGGCCGAGATGCAGGCCGCCCATGACAAGCGGGCGGATCATGCCAGGCAGGGTGATGGCAAGCGCCATGCCCACTTCGGCAAGCGCGGCCACGGCTTCCGGCATGCCGGCTCCATGGGCGCCCTGCGAGATGCCAATGGCGATGGCCTGATCTCCAAGGCGGAGTTCGAAGGCCCGGCCCTGGCCCGGTTCGATAAGATGGACGCCGACCACAACGGCGTCGTGACCGCCGCCGAGCGGCAGGCCGCGCGCGAGGCCATGAAGGCTCAGCGGGCTCGGAACTAA